CAAAATATTGATTCCGGATCAAAAGGTCATTCACTAACAAAGTAAAAATGATCGAATTCAAATTATCAGCAGAAATTTGATCCAAGTACTTTGGGTTCAAAGGATCATATTCCGGATTGCTCTGAGACCTTAAATAGATCTCACGAAAAAATGCCTCACCTAATACTCCACCAGATGCACCGGTAAACAATTCTGTATGTTTGATAATCTCGCCTTGCGCTATACCATAGATATTCTGTAAGACATGGAAGGTCCATAACGAAGCCCTCTGTCCTCCTCCACTAGCTGCAACCATCACCATTTTTGGTTTCTCCTCATCTGGGAATTTTGACTTCCAGTTTTCAAGAACCTGAATCGTTTGGGAACGATCTTTTATCACGGTATCCGGATGTAATAGCTGATTCAGTCTTTCAAGATTGTAAAGCTCTGGCTTAGTGTTATAATTAAGACCAAAAGCTTCATGAGGCCTGTTCAGGAAAGAAAAGTTTGAGAAGTAGTTCACTAAAATCAAGAAGGCAAGTACCACCACAGTTGACCATTTCCTTAACCAAAAGCTAATAGCTCCAACAAGCATTACGAGTATAGCAAGCAACAGCGTGACACTCATTGCAGCTGGTAATTGAAGCACCGGTTTTTCCTTAAAGAAACCTAGGAACAGAACAAACAGAATCAAAAAAACCTGGATCAAAAAAAGATTTAAGTGGTTTTGATCAAATACCCGTAGAAGTTTAGTTCCTTCAAACCTAGAAATATCCGGCCTGACTTTCTCCATTCCCAACTTCAGATTAATAAAATAGAGAACCTTGTCATTCTTATTTTTAAGCTCCTTGTATTGACTAATGACATTGGCTCGCGTAAGGCGAACTTTCCGCAATCTTTTATCAACTGATCCTGCAAAAAGAATAAAAAAGTCCTTATTAGTAAATGAGAAATACCCGAAAATCAGAGCAAAAGTCAAAATTCCGCCACCAGAAAACCCTAAAAAATAATGAAGTACTATCCAGTCTGAGGAGAGATCGTTTTGGAGTTGAAAGTTGATAAACTTGATAATGTAAATGAGGTAAAAAGTAAATGGGATCAGGGAGTTATTGATGCAAAAATGAATAAAGGGCTTGGGTAAAACTGCCAAAAACTTGAACTGGCTACCATCCATAATGTAGGTAGTCATGTGAAAAGCCATCGTGAGCATTGCGAAACCTATCCCAACCATAAAAAAGCTAATCCAAGAAACTTGATGTAAATATTCAGGATCGAGAAAAAGGAATGGAATACCTAGCATCACCCCAAATTGCTCTGTAATTATCCCCAAAAGCATAATCCAGACAAAAATTAGAGCCAGATTTTTTCGGAGGTGAAGTAGTAAAAGTTGAACAGGGAAACTGAACCAGATTTTATCTCGCATGCTTAAGGATTTCGGTTTAATTTACAGCTTTTAAACATTCTGTACCAATTCTTATTGGTCCTGATTGACTGAAAAATAAAGACCATTGATTTTCAAATACTTACTCAAATTAAGGAAAGCGATTTCTGACTTTTAAGATGATTCTTATGGTTGTTCAATTGATAAGATTTAGATTCACGGTTCAAATTAGAAAAAGATGAGAACCTGGTTTTTGTGCAAAGTAAAATACGCGAAAGAGAACGAAGAAGGACTACTGAAAAACATTTCAGAGCAATACTTAGTTGATGCTGTTTCATTTACTGAAGCGGAAGCAATTATTTACGACAGACTTGGCGAACAAATCAGAGGAGATTTCCAAGTGACCAACTTAAGTAAAAGTAATATCGTAGACGTATTTTTTTACGAGGATGCTGACATTTGGTACAAATGCAAGATTTGTTATTTGGTGACCGATGCTGATAGTGGTAAGGAAAAGAAAGTCACACAATATATGATTGTGACTGCTGAGGACGTGAAAGAGGCTTTTGACCGTATTCAGGAAAGTTTAAGCAATATGTTGGTAAGCTTTAGGGTTCCAGACATTGTAGAAAGTCCAATCGTTGAGGTTTTCCCTTATGAAAAAGACGAGGTAGCAGAACAGCTTCCCGAAGGAAATTTCAAACCTTTATCTGAAGTAGAAGAAGATCAAGAATCATAAAAAAAAGCCTCAAAAGAGGCTTTTTTTTATATCTCAAGGTAAATGTTACTCTTCTACTTCCTCTACCTGCACGATCTCATACAAATCTTTTCCGTCTTCCTGAACAGGCATATAATAAGTGTCACCAATTTTCACATAAGTCTGATCTCCGACCTTCACTTCCTCTCCACCTTCAGGAAGTGCATCTACAGTGGCACCTGCTGGTGGCGGAACTACCGTATACCCACCATCTGACTTTTCATAAAAGGTACCTCCATAATAGTAATTATTTATTGTTGGGCTAACTTCCACTTCTTTCGATTCTTTGGGGATTACTTTTACTGTAGCACCCTGCGGAGCTTCCACCACCACATACCCATCATCCGTCTCAACGTAAAATACTCCTTCATCATAATTATAATCCTGATCATCGACAGAAACCACGATGGCAGTTACAGCCAAAGTAGCCACTAGAAATCCCCATGGATGCCAAACCGGCCCCCAATAATAGGGTCTGTAAGGGTGGTAGTAATAAGGCCTAAACCAGCTAAATCCAAATCCCCCCCAAACATACGGAGGTCGCGGATATGGTCTATAAGGAGGTCTATAAGGTCTGTAATTCCTTACATTATTGTTTCTGATATTGACATTGTTTCGGTTATTAACATTCACATTGACATTTCTACTATTATCAATATTTACCCGATTCCCAACATTATTGGTATTGCCAACCCTATTCCCATTATTATTCCCAGTTCTGTTTCCATTATTGGACTTGATATTAGAAACTTTACTGTTTGTATTCCTTTTTTGAGTGACCCTATTTGATCCTCCATTCAGCGTATTTCTATTACTAGAATTTGAGGCTCTGTTAAAGTTTGATGGTCTAGAAGTATTTCGGGTTGGTCTAGTCTGCCTTGTCGTTGTATGCCGGCTCATATTTCTGGAGGGAGCTTGACGAGTTGTCGCTGGCCTTGCTGCTCCTCTTGATCCTGCTCTCATTCTTTGGGCATTCACCAGGTCTGTCGAAATCAGCATCATCAAAACACCGAAAGAAAGAATCAATAGTTTATTTTTTGAAGTTTTCATAAGCTAAAGTCAATAGGTTTAATTTTGCGACATCCAAGTAATTTGGGTGGCATTTGGAGGAGGTAAAAATTCGAATATTGAATCTGGATAATCTGGGTTGATTTCCCAATCTGAAAAATCCGTCTGAAATTGATGAGCATAGGGTCCATCGAGATAAGTAATCAAAATCTTCATAGGCAGAAAATAAACATCATCTGAGATCCAAAGCTGAACCGTCATGGCCGAATTGCTTCCTGCAATATGAAAGGCGCTTTTATCTCCAATACGAGAAATACCCAACATTTCGACTACATCCATTTCCTTCAAAAAGTCACTCGAAAAACTAGGATAAAGAAAATCTGCAGTGGTCAATTCTATCCCAAAATCATCGTAAAGCCAATCAATTGTTTCGATCAAATTATCTGGTGCATCTGCCGCAGAAAAAATATTATTCTTATAAGAATAATAGATGACTTGCTCTCCATTATAGGAGTAAACATCTTCCTTATTTTCACCTTTTACACGGACCGAAAACTTATCCGGACCTTTTAACTTAACCTTACTTTCAGAAAAAACCTTGATAAAGAAATCTTCAGCGTAAACAACATCCTTGGAAATATTTGATGTGAAACCTAAGGATTTCAGCTC
Above is a window of Algoriphagus machipongonensis DNA encoding:
- a CDS encoding DUF4494 domain-containing protein, coding for MRTWFLCKVKYAKENEEGLLKNISEQYLVDAVSFTEAEAIIYDRLGEQIRGDFQVTNLSKSNIVDVFFYEDADIWYKCKICYLVTDADSGKEKKVTQYMIVTAEDVKEAFDRIQESLSNMLVSFRVPDIVESPIVEVFPYEKDEVAEQLPEGNFKPLSEVEEDQES
- a CDS encoding DUF6515 family protein; translated protein: MKTSKNKLLILSFGVLMMLISTDLVNAQRMRAGSRGAARPATTRQAPSRNMSRHTTTRQTRPTRNTSRPSNFNRASNSSNRNTLNGGSNRVTQKRNTNSKVSNIKSNNGNRTGNNNGNRVGNTNNVGNRVNIDNSRNVNVNVNNRNNVNIRNNNVRNYRPYRPPYRPYPRPPYVWGGFGFSWFRPYYYHPYRPYYWGPVWHPWGFLVATLAVTAIVVSVDDQDYNYDEGVFYVETDDGYVVVEAPQGATVKVIPKESKEVEVSPTINNYYYGGTFYEKSDGGYTVVPPPAGATVDALPEGGEEVKVGDQTYVKIGDTYYMPVQEDGKDLYEIVQVEEVEE
- a CDS encoding DUF2092 domain-containing protein, whose protein sequence is MLKKLCFWCLFILPFSIAYAQEKKVDSTAVLILDRMSSIFGELKSLGFTSNISKDVVYAEDFFIKVFSESKVKLKGPDKFSVRVKGENKEDVYSYNGEQVIYYSYKNNIFSAADAPDNLIETIDWLYDDFGIELTTADFLYPSFSSDFLKEMDVVEMLGISRIGDKSAFHIAGSNSAMTVQLWISDDVYFLPMKILITYLDGPYAHQFQTDFSDWEINPDYPDSIFEFLPPPNATQITWMSQN